In Aedes albopictus strain Foshan chromosome 3, AalbF5, whole genome shotgun sequence, the genomic window TGCATTGGTAAGGTCTTTCACCTGTGTGACCTCGCTGGTGTATAGTATGTGAAGCTTGATCATTGTAAACTTTTCCGCAGAATGAGCAAACCCAGGTTTTGGAATATTTGTACCGTTTAGGTTGTTTTTGTGCGACCAGTTTTGGGTTTCGTTCCTCAGGTGGCAAATGCATTTGTTCATGACGCAAATAGGAACGATGGGATTTGAACATGGCTTCGCATTGTGTACATTTGTATGTCAATCCAGCATGAACGGCTTCGTGAGCTTGCAAGTGTGTTTTTTGCGTAAATTTTCGACCGCAAAGGTTGCAtgaaaatttttgtattttttcatgaatttctgctaTGTGCCGAAGTAAAGCGGCTCGACTATTAAAAGATTTCTCACATTTGTTGCACGGTAGCTTCTTATTTGTACCTTCATGAACCGATTCATGCTGTTCCCAGACTGTCCTGCGTGAAAACCATTTGGAGCACGTTCTGCACTGAAATCGTTTAGCACCGTGGGTTTTAATGTGCTCAAAGTATTGGATTCTCATCTCAAATTTTTGATCGCATGTATGGCAGGTGTAAACTTTGGGTGCCCTACTCTTACCATTATGTGCAAAGCTTATTTCAGTATCAGTCTCTGCATCGTCTGAGTCACTTTTAATATACGCCGTCTCTTCGGTAACATCAAGGTCACACATATCGAATGTGTTCTGTTTTGTATCGATGGTCATGCAAGAATCGATGTCATTAAAATAATCTGCTGTTTCAAGTATCTCGGCATTTGTTTCTGCTTTCGGTGTTATTACagattcaaataactcaactttGATTGCAACACTTGAATTGGATCGTAATTTGGCATCAGTATCTTCACATCGCTTGCGAAAATCATAAGCTGTTTGTAAATCTACAAGACAGTGGGTGCAAATATGTTGAGGCAGTCCATCGTTTTCAGAAACCTGAAAAGATTGAAATAAAATGCATAGTTGTACGACAATATTGACTTCTACCTGTAAATATGTAATGCTACCATTACAAGCCCAAATTGAAACAAAGACAAACGCCAGTTTTTGACGTAAAGCATATTTTGTCGTAGCTGGGAGGCCTACGACAGCTAAAACTTagacgatttcttcaccctggcttaagcgttaaactagGTTTAATTGTAAGTATGGGTTACCGATAAAGCCGAGGAGAAAAATTGACCCTAACTGATGGGCTAAAATTTTAATGCAACGAACGAAAGCATATCGTATAGCAAACCGAACAGGGTTTTCAGTTCACTATTGCTTTACACCCCTACAATAATGAGTATGAATTTCGGACACAAAAAAGAACATTCACATTTAAATTCAACGTGAAATAACATTTTATTCCTACAAATTTCCGTCATTCTCGTGCTTCACAAACTGAATGGGTTTTCATGTGTGATTGCAAGCTACGCTTCGATGCATATGCACTTGAACAGATCTGACACACAAATTTCTTCTCGTGTGTATGCGTTAGGTAGTGCGTCGTGAGATGTGCTTTTATTCGGAAACATTTGCCACAAGTTTCACATTTATGAGGTTTTTCACCTGTGTGGATAAGCATGTGCTTTTTGAGCATTCCGGTAGCGATGAAGGCTTTGCCACACATTGTGCATGCGTAAGGTTTTACACCTGTATGCGTACGCTCATGTATTTCGTGGTGTTGAATAGTAATGGAAGTTTTTCCGCAAAAGGAACAAATGTAATTGCGAGTATTTGAGCATGTTTTTTTCTTTAAGGTACGCTTCGGTGCGATCAGTTTGGGATTCCTTTTATCTGGCGGTAAATGCAATTCCGTGTGACGCCTACAACTTAATGAAGTTTTGAATTTAGCATCACACAATGTACATTGATATTGTACTCCTTTAT contains:
- the LOC109429105 gene encoding zinc finger protein OZF isoform X2, whose translation is MDPLEEQYSNFRCRVCESKDFLINIFVNEAHQIAEKLCYCASVQVSENDGLPQHICTHCLVDLQTAYDFRKRCEDTDAKLRSNSSVAIKVELFESVITPKAETNAEILETADYFNDIDSCMTIDTKQNTFDMCDLDVTEETAYIKSDSDDAETDTEISFAHNGKSRAPKVYTCHTCDQKFEMRIQYFEHIKTHGAKRFQCRTCSKWFSRRTVWEQHESVHEGTNKKLPCNKCEKSFNSRAALLRHIAEIHEKIQKFSCNLCGRKFTQKTHLQAHEAVHAGLTYKCTQCEAMFKSHRSYLRHEQMHLPPEERNPKLVAQKQPKRYKYSKTWVCSFCGKVYNDQASHTIHQRGHTGERPYQCKECDKAFFSSKNLSRHMRIHTGIRPYKCETCGKCFQEKSHLKTHDLTHTQEKRFVCQVCFKGFTLKCSLKSHMKCHSVCEKESS